One region of Natronolimnobius baerhuensis genomic DNA includes:
- a CDS encoding SIMPL domain-containing protein, which yields MDRRQFLAAAGVGVAATTAGCTGNVLSTDDEPGSGAETGSVTDREITVSAEGDVETDPDEAELSIGVESRGDSSQAATDELAADAEQLRDALEDLEIPEDNVEEGQYRVTPVHNRDDDVEEFRGVRSFDVTLEDTNRVGEVIDAAVEAGADNIGRVNFTLAEETRDDLRTDAIDAALERADNEAEHVATNRGVELTGTNSVTTSDVRVHSVRYDAGQDMLAADDAAATGTEIDADPVSVTASVSVSYGFTDA from the coding sequence ATGGACCGACGACAGTTTCTCGCAGCGGCAGGCGTTGGCGTCGCAGCGACGACAGCGGGTTGTACCGGGAACGTACTCAGCACGGATGACGAACCGGGGTCGGGTGCTGAAACCGGCAGCGTGACAGACCGAGAGATTACCGTCAGCGCGGAGGGCGACGTCGAGACGGACCCCGATGAGGCCGAACTCTCCATCGGCGTCGAATCACGCGGCGACAGTTCCCAAGCGGCGACTGACGAACTCGCCGCCGATGCCGAGCAACTGCGCGACGCACTCGAGGACCTCGAGATTCCGGAGGACAACGTCGAGGAGGGCCAGTACCGCGTCACCCCGGTACACAACCGTGACGACGACGTCGAGGAGTTCCGCGGCGTCCGCTCTTTCGACGTGACGCTCGAGGACACCAACCGGGTCGGCGAGGTCATCGACGCCGCGGTCGAAGCGGGCGCTGACAATATCGGCCGCGTCAACTTCACGTTGGCCGAGGAAACGCGCGACGACTTGCGAACCGACGCAATCGACGCCGCCCTCGAGCGTGCAGACAACGAAGCCGAACACGTTGCAACGAACCGTGGCGTCGAACTAACGGGCACGAACTCCGTCACGACGAGCGACGTTCGCGTTCACTCCGTCCGATACGATGCCGGTCAGGACATGCTCGCTGCAGACGACGCCGCCGCAACAGGGACGGAAATCGACGCCGATCCGGTGAGCGTGACTGCGAGCGTCAGCGTCAGTTACGGCTTTACGGACGCCTAA
- the carA gene encoding glutamine-hydrolyzing carbamoyl-phosphate synthase small subunit, translating to MTEAYVALEGGHVIEGRGRAPGTARGELVFTTAYTGYEESLTDPSYEEQILTFSYPLIGNYGVREERFEDDRIHPRAVLAKELTEDVAEWLEAEGVPAVDHLDTREVVTDIRDEGAMKCGIAVGDDVTEDDALEQLEQCKGMSEHTDIGAQVSVDEPEVYGADNDGETVALVDCGAKGSIVDSLVARNAEVHVLPYDASVADVEAVSPDILFISNGPGDPTNYQQAISLVEEFVADTPVAGICLGQQIVAEALGGTTEKMTFGHRGVNQPVLDLESGKVVMTTQNHGYTVADPGEHLEITQINVNDDTPEGIDGVDYDVITRQYHPEANPGPEDTLDFFDDVLAMGDTRATTAVPADD from the coding sequence ATGACAGAAGCGTACGTTGCACTGGAAGGCGGCCACGTCATCGAGGGTCGTGGACGTGCTCCGGGCACCGCTCGCGGGGAACTGGTTTTCACCACAGCATATACCGGCTACGAAGAGAGTCTCACCGACCCATCCTACGAGGAGCAGATTCTGACCTTCTCGTACCCGTTGATCGGCAACTACGGCGTCCGAGAAGAACGATTCGAGGACGACCGCATCCACCCACGCGCTGTCCTCGCAAAGGAACTCACCGAAGACGTCGCCGAGTGGCTCGAGGCAGAAGGTGTCCCAGCCGTCGACCACCTCGACACCCGCGAAGTCGTCACTGACATCCGCGACGAGGGGGCGATGAAATGCGGCATCGCCGTCGGCGATGACGTCACCGAAGACGACGCACTCGAGCAACTCGAGCAGTGCAAGGGGATGAGCGAACACACCGACATCGGCGCACAGGTCAGCGTCGACGAACCCGAAGTCTACGGCGCTGACAACGACGGCGAAACCGTCGCCCTCGTCGACTGTGGCGCGAAAGGCTCGATTGTCGACTCGCTGGTCGCCCGCAACGCCGAGGTCCACGTCCTGCCGTACGACGCAAGCGTTGCCGACGTCGAGGCCGTCTCTCCCGACATTCTCTTTATCTCGAACGGCCCCGGCGACCCAACGAACTACCAGCAGGCAATTAGCCTCGTCGAGGAATTCGTCGCGGACACGCCCGTCGCCGGCATCTGTCTCGGCCAGCAGATCGTCGCCGAAGCCCTCGGCGGCACCACCGAGAAGATGACCTTTGGCCACCGCGGCGTCAACCAGCCAGTGCTCGACCTCGAGTCCGGAAAGGTCGTCATGACCACGCAGAACCACGGCTACACCGTCGCCGATCCCGGCGAACACCTCGAGATTACCCAGATCAACGTCAACGACGACACGCCCGAAGGGATCGACGGCGTCGACTACGACGTCATCACCCGCCAGTACCACCCCGAAGCCAACCCCGGCCCAGAGGACACCCTCGACTTCTTTGATGACGTCCTCGCAATGGGCGATACGCGAGCAACGACGGCCGTTCCCGCCGACGACTGA
- a CDS encoding Lrp/AsnC family transcriptional regulator: MDELDRQILDILRRDARTPYTEIADEVETSEGTVRNRVERMMDDNVIERFTISTRTGNVQAMLEIGVAVDVDTKAVSERMAEWEEVDRVWMVSGEQDIVLVVDAADTRGVNDLITKARDQEEVVSTKTRLILEKQLG; encoded by the coding sequence ATGGACGAGCTGGACCGACAGATCCTCGATATCCTCCGGCGAGACGCCCGGACGCCCTACACCGAGATCGCAGACGAAGTCGAAACGAGCGAGGGAACCGTCCGCAACCGCGTCGAACGTATGATGGACGATAACGTGATCGAACGCTTTACCATCTCGACCCGGACGGGCAACGTTCAGGCCATGCTCGAGATCGGCGTTGCGGTCGATGTAGACACCAAGGCTGTCTCCGAGCGAATGGCCGAGTGGGAAGAAGTCGACCGCGTCTGGATGGTCTCGGGCGAACAGGATATCGTCCTCGTCGTCGACGCCGCGGACACGCGCGGGGTAAATGATCTCATTACGAAAGCCCGCGATCAGGAGGAGGTCGTCAGCACGAAAACGCGGCTGATCCTCGAGAAACAGCTCGGGTGA
- a CDS encoding PHP domain-containing protein, producing MYAVDLHAHTRFFHGHRRLGDRFDPIGARLLAAAASYRGLDGVATTNHDYYTPASSTAVSVIPGIEISTTHGHVLVVGPDPPTETVPLEHTPMEVVEMAHDRGCAAIIAHPYRNSEVAATRFAELPFDAIEINGKHPRTQPLVERIAEAAGLPIVGGSDAHFPFEVGRAYTLIDADDCTPESVVDAIRDGRVEPRVETGPVDELLRRGYRRIHGRKHPDSPLSCSPTELTQIAAREDSWLPPLSAELIERLRRDEL from the coding sequence ATGTACGCTGTGGATCTGCACGCACACACCCGATTCTTCCACGGGCATCGGCGGTTGGGCGACCGATTCGATCCCATCGGTGCTCGGCTGCTCGCGGCCGCAGCCAGCTATCGCGGCCTCGACGGTGTCGCCACCACGAATCACGACTACTACACGCCGGCGTCGTCTACCGCGGTCTCGGTCATTCCCGGCATCGAAATCTCGACGACACACGGCCACGTCCTCGTGGTCGGTCCCGATCCGCCGACCGAGACCGTCCCGCTCGAGCATACGCCGATGGAAGTCGTCGAGATGGCACACGACCGCGGCTGTGCGGCGATCATCGCGCATCCGTATCGCAACAGCGAGGTGGCAGCGACTCGGTTCGCGGAGCTGCCGTTCGACGCAATCGAAATCAACGGCAAACATCCCCGCACGCAACCCCTGGTCGAACGGATTGCTGAGGCGGCCGGTCTTCCCATTGTTGGCGGCAGTGATGCACACTTCCCGTTCGAAGTTGGACGAGCCTATACCCTGATCGACGCCGACGACTGCACGCCCGAGTCAGTCGTCGATGCGATTCGAGATGGCCGCGTCGAACCACGAGTCGAAACCGGACCAGTTGATGAACTCCTCCGGCGTGGCTACCGTCGCATTCACGGCCGAAAACATCCTGACTCCCCTCTTTCGTGTTCACCGACAGAACTGACACAGATTGCTGCTCGAGAGGACTCCTGGCTCCCGCCACTCAGTGCAGAGCTCATCGAGCGCCTGCGACGTGACGAATTGTGA
- a CDS encoding diacylglycerol/lipid kinase family protein, giving the protein MSAGDEQSIDRSRILISNPVSGSGDHAETISRRAAEHGFTVRHTAHEGDAMRLAREAADSSSEALIAAAGGDGTVNEVVNGIVAADALESTTLAVVPSGTGNNFASNIGLEGLEHAFSVIEDGRRRRIDLGVANDRVFVNSCVGGVTAQASEKTSSESKARLGVLAYVKETLDTLGSFDGLPLRVRTDETDEGTAAWAGTAMFVLVGNCRRFGGRRTAQANVEDGQFEVTIIEDASMSELLGNVALEELLGRPQSSIVRYQTPFLTLESRHGALEYSLDGELLEAETLSLETRPNALTVAVGDSYQPTPDGSVWPLQ; this is encoded by the coding sequence ATGTCTGCGGGCGACGAGCAGTCGATTGATCGGTCTCGCATTCTCATCTCCAACCCCGTTAGCGGGTCCGGTGACCACGCTGAGACGATCTCCAGACGCGCAGCCGAGCACGGCTTTACGGTTCGCCACACTGCGCACGAAGGCGATGCCATGCGCCTCGCTCGAGAGGCAGCAGACTCGTCATCCGAGGCGCTCATCGCGGCGGCAGGCGGTGATGGCACCGTCAACGAGGTCGTCAACGGTATCGTCGCCGCTGACGCCCTCGAGTCGACGACGCTCGCCGTCGTTCCGAGCGGGACTGGGAACAATTTCGCGTCGAACATCGGTCTCGAGGGGCTCGAACACGCGTTTTCGGTGATCGAAGACGGACGACGCCGTCGGATCGACCTCGGGGTTGCAAACGACCGTGTGTTCGTCAACTCCTGTGTCGGTGGTGTGACTGCACAGGCGAGTGAGAAGACGTCCTCGGAGAGCAAAGCCAGGTTGGGAGTCCTCGCCTACGTGAAAGAGACACTCGATACGCTCGGCTCGTTCGACGGACTCCCGCTTCGGGTACGGACAGATGAGACAGACGAGGGGACTGCAGCGTGGGCGGGTACCGCGATGTTCGTCCTCGTCGGCAACTGTCGGCGATTCGGTGGCCGGCGAACCGCACAGGCGAACGTCGAAGACGGGCAGTTCGAAGTCACGATCATCGAAGACGCATCCATGAGTGAACTGCTCGGAAACGTCGCTCTCGAGGAATTGCTCGGTCGACCGCAGTCGTCGATTGTCCGATACCAGACGCCGTTTCTCACCCTCGAGAGTCGACACGGTGCCCTCGAGTACAGCCTCGATGGTGAACTGCTCGAGGCAGAGACGCTGTCGCTCGAGACGCGGCCGAATGCACTCACGGTCGCTGTCGGCGATAGCTATCAGCCGACTCCCGATGGGTCCGTGTGGCCGCTGCAGTGA
- a CDS encoding NUDIX hydrolase, whose translation MSVPPDDLEHENAKQDVIAVDADDTEQRLVNRLEAHTGDGIRHRAFTSLVFDGEGNILLAQRAPEKRLWGSYWDGTVASHPVEGQSQEEATRQRLEEELGITPDQYDDVRLTDRFEYKRYFENAGVEHEVCAVLKLTLTDRSLEPDPEEVAGLMWVPYERLHENPEWYRQLRLCPWFEIAMRRDVQQ comes from the coding sequence ATGAGCGTACCACCGGACGACCTCGAGCACGAAAACGCGAAACAGGATGTCATCGCCGTCGATGCCGACGACACCGAACAGAGACTCGTCAATCGACTCGAAGCCCATACGGGCGATGGCATTCGACATCGGGCGTTCACCTCGCTCGTGTTCGACGGCGAGGGTAACATCTTGCTCGCCCAGCGCGCACCCGAGAAACGCCTCTGGGGGAGCTACTGGGACGGCACCGTTGCCTCCCACCCCGTCGAGGGCCAGAGCCAGGAGGAAGCGACGCGCCAGCGACTCGAGGAGGAACTGGGAATTACGCCGGATCAGTACGACGACGTGCGCCTGACTGATCGCTTCGAGTACAAGCGCTACTTCGAGAACGCCGGTGTCGAACACGAAGTCTGTGCGGTCCTGAAACTGACGCTGACGGATCGCAGCCTCGAGCCGGACCCCGAGGAGGTCGCTGGTCTCATGTGGGTACCGTACGAACGCCTGCACGAGAATCCGGAGTGGTATCGCCAACTGCGGCTCTGCCCGTGGTTCGAAATCGCAATGCGACGTGACGTTCAGCAGTAG
- a CDS encoding DUF7853 family protein: MSSQPPEAETYDIDLSRDEQWIVHHALVSYADDQIDDGDTPSSWVLAALETVEFDEENTFTSYQARQLETVLSDYIEREGTPADDAAHGSAVIETLTDRLDLEECADLEAEQ; encoded by the coding sequence ATGAGTTCCCAACCACCGGAAGCCGAGACGTACGACATCGACCTCTCGCGAGACGAACAGTGGATCGTTCATCACGCCCTCGTCAGCTACGCCGATGACCAGATCGATGACGGCGACACACCATCCTCGTGGGTGCTTGCAGCCCTCGAGACCGTCGAATTTGATGAGGAAAATACGTTTACCAGCTATCAGGCACGCCAACTCGAGACCGTCCTGAGCGACTACATCGAGCGCGAGGGAACACCGGCTGACGACGCCGCACATGGATCGGCTGTCATCGAGACGCTGACAGACCGCCTCGATCTCGAGGAGTGTGCCGACCTCGAGGCCGAGCAGTAA
- a CDS encoding zinc-binding dehydrogenase, translating into MQAVKITEHGDTDVIEYGEYPDPTVGPNDVLVDVKAGALNHLDIWVRRGLPTLDLEMPHVPGSDAAGIVEAVGDDVTQFEPGDRVAVTAGVSCGHCEFCRDGDPTLCVNFHLLGEHVTGVHSEYTAVPEDNLIPVPDGVDWVTAGSTSLVFQTAWRLLIDRADIEPGEKVLVLGASGGVGHAAVQIADYAGAEVYATGSTEAKLEYARDHGADHVVNYEQQNFAEWVRSETGGRGVDVVVDYIGAGTWRDSIKSLAKNGRLVTCGGTAGGNPETDIPRIFWNQLQIIGSTMGSPGQVDDVMELVWDGTFEPSIREVVPMSDTARAHDIVEQREGFGKVVVRPDSEL; encoded by the coding sequence ATGCAGGCAGTCAAGATCACCGAACACGGTGACACCGACGTGATCGAGTACGGCGAGTATCCCGACCCAACCGTCGGCCCCAACGACGTGCTCGTCGACGTCAAAGCCGGCGCGCTCAATCACCTCGATATCTGGGTCCGCCGTGGACTGCCGACGCTCGACCTCGAGATGCCCCATGTTCCCGGGAGTGACGCAGCGGGGATCGTCGAGGCAGTCGGCGACGACGTGACGCAGTTCGAACCCGGTGATCGGGTTGCTGTAACCGCAGGCGTTAGTTGCGGCCACTGTGAGTTCTGTCGCGACGGCGATCCGACGCTCTGTGTCAACTTCCACCTGCTCGGCGAGCACGTCACCGGCGTTCACTCGGAGTACACCGCCGTCCCAGAAGACAACCTGATACCGGTTCCTGACGGTGTTGACTGGGTCACTGCCGGCTCAACGTCGCTCGTCTTCCAGACCGCCTGGCGGCTGTTGATCGACCGCGCCGATATCGAACCCGGCGAGAAGGTCCTCGTCCTCGGCGCGAGTGGCGGTGTCGGCCACGCTGCCGTCCAGATCGCAGACTACGCTGGCGCAGAGGTCTATGCAACCGGCAGCACCGAGGCAAAACTCGAGTACGCCCGCGATCACGGGGCAGACCACGTCGTGAACTACGAGCAACAGAACTTCGCGGAATGGGTCCGCAGCGAGACCGGTGGTCGCGGCGTCGATGTCGTCGTCGACTACATCGGGGCCGGCACGTGGCGCGATTCGATCAAGAGCCTCGCGAAGAACGGCCGACTCGTCACCTGTGGCGGGACCGCAGGCGGCAATCCCGAGACGGATATCCCACGTATTTTCTGGAACCAACTCCAGATCATCGGCTCCACGATGGGCTCCCCCGGACAGGTCGATGACGTGATGGAACTGGTCTGGGACGGCACCTTCGAGCCGTCGATTCGCGAGGTGGTGCCGATGAGCGACACTGCACGCGCACACGATATCGTCGAACAGCGCGAGGGCTTCGGCAAAGTCGTTGTCCGCCCGGATAGCGAACTCTAA
- a CDS encoding MogA/MoaB family molybdenum cofactor biosynthesis protein, translated as MTGDETPNEGDSDAETASPTATEDASEAAETTATETDTETDADSNSESASLEVGVITIAANRSLASDDAGTAIETALEEAGHNLTTREHVAAEHDRVQSIVLRLIERDDVDLVITAGATSIEPDDVVIEAVDPLLDKELTAFRELFTMYAADRIGTRVVAMRTLAGVADGKPVFCLPGNPDATELATEKVILPEATHLIDLARADDAETESAAEPALSDDDDSEDTTSEDADETDTSS; from the coding sequence ATGACCGGAGACGAGACGCCGAACGAGGGTGACTCGGACGCCGAGACTGCGTCACCGACAGCAACAGAGGACGCGTCCGAGGCTGCTGAGACGACGGCGACTGAGACGGACACGGAAACAGACGCAGACAGCAACTCGGAGTCAGCGTCACTCGAGGTTGGCGTCATCACCATCGCAGCGAATCGCTCGCTCGCCTCCGACGACGCGGGGACGGCAATCGAAACGGCTCTCGAGGAGGCCGGCCACAATCTCACGACGCGAGAGCACGTCGCCGCCGAGCACGACCGGGTTCAGTCTATTGTCTTGCGACTGATCGAGCGAGACGATGTTGACCTCGTCATCACTGCCGGTGCAACCAGTATCGAACCCGACGACGTCGTCATCGAAGCCGTCGACCCGCTGCTCGATAAGGAACTAACGGCCTTTCGCGAGTTGTTCACCATGTACGCTGCCGACCGAATTGGGACCCGCGTCGTTGCAATGCGAACGCTCGCCGGTGTTGCCGACGGAAAACCGGTCTTCTGTCTGCCCGGAAACCCAGACGCCACCGAACTGGCGACCGAGAAGGTCATCCTCCCCGAAGCCACACACTTGATCGACCTCGCTCGAGCGGACGACGCTGAAACCGAGTCGGCTGCCGAGCCAGCGCTCTCGGACGACGATGACAGCGAAGACACCACTAGCGAGGACGCAGACGAGACTGACACCAGTTCGTAG
- a CDS encoding 5-formyltetrahydrofolate cyclo-ligase yields MDKQHLREQLWDDLEDSGEARFPFPPHGRIPNFAGADAAAERLAETTAWERADVIKANPDAPQLPVRRAALRAGKTVYMAVPRLRDEQCFLRLDPAEIDDIDHATTVGGSAEVGVPVHPDAVDPIDLIVAGSVVVTPAGGRIGKGEGYSDLEYAILSEFDLVDDETVTVTTVHEMQVTDATLSFSPHDVFMDLIVTPERVLETTPDADRPAGIDWDELGDDQRAEIPILETLE; encoded by the coding sequence ATGGACAAACAGCACCTCCGAGAGCAACTCTGGGACGACCTCGAGGACAGCGGTGAGGCACGATTTCCGTTTCCACCGCATGGTCGCATTCCGAACTTCGCGGGGGCGGATGCGGCTGCAGAGCGACTCGCGGAAACGACGGCCTGGGAACGCGCCGACGTCATCAAGGCGAATCCCGATGCCCCACAGCTGCCGGTTCGACGCGCAGCGCTGCGGGCTGGAAAGACGGTCTACATGGCAGTCCCCCGGCTCCGTGACGAACAATGTTTTCTACGGCTCGATCCCGCCGAAATCGACGATATCGACCACGCAACGACGGTCGGTGGCTCGGCTGAGGTTGGTGTTCCAGTTCATCCAGACGCAGTCGATCCTATCGACCTGATCGTCGCTGGCAGCGTTGTCGTCACGCCGGCCGGTGGCCGCATCGGGAAGGGCGAAGGCTACAGCGACCTCGAGTATGCGATTCTCAGCGAGTTCGACCTCGTCGATGATGAGACGGTGACGGTCACGACAGTTCACGAGATGCAAGTCACCGACGCGACGCTTTCGTTTTCCCCGCACGACGTCTTCATGGACCTGATCGTCACGCCCGAGCGCGTCCTCGAGACGACCCCGGACGCGGATCGGCCAGCGGGAATCGACTGGGACGAACTGGGCGATGACCAGCGTGCGGAGATTCCGATTTTAGAGACGCTCGAGTGA
- a CDS encoding DUF7126 family protein: MAVTNAVVAGADDNGITDALEAEGVEVARLEGVISRPQLEEAGIVEAQLYVLTDVSQATTIPIVCDLSDDIRTVVYSRESSPEFVKAQLDFAVDPKLLDPALVAEELLG; this comes from the coding sequence ATGGCGGTCACGAACGCAGTCGTTGCCGGCGCTGACGACAACGGCATCACCGACGCACTCGAGGCCGAAGGCGTCGAGGTCGCTCGACTCGAGGGCGTTATCTCGCGGCCGCAGTTAGAGGAGGCTGGCATCGTCGAGGCGCAGTTGTACGTCCTGACGGACGTCTCTCAGGCGACGACGATTCCAATCGTCTGTGATCTCAGCGACGACATCCGAACCGTTGTCTACTCGAGAGAGTCGAGTCCGGAGTTCGTGAAAGCACAACTCGATTTTGCGGTCGATCCGAAACTGCTCGATCCGGCACTCGTTGCTGAGGAACTGCTCGGCTAA
- the guaA gene encoding glutamine-hydrolyzing GMP synthase gives MVETDTFVPEAVAEIEDEIGDSNAVIALSGGVDSSVAAALAYESIGDQLTPVYVDTGLMRKGETDQIAETFDYMESLRIVDAKDRFLEALEGVTDPEEKRKIIGEQFIREFEREATDADADYLVQGTIYPDRIESEGGIKSHHNVGGLPDVVDFDGIVEPVRDLYKDEVREVARHLGLDELVAERMPFPGPGLAVRVIGEVTDEKLEVARDACHVVEEELEEYEPWQALAAVIGKATGVKGDNRVHGWVVSVRSVESRDGMTARAQEIDWETLQRIQSRITGQNDNVARVVYDVTHKPPATIEYE, from the coding sequence ATGGTAGAGACAGACACGTTCGTCCCGGAGGCAGTCGCAGAGATCGAAGACGAAATCGGCGATTCGAACGCCGTCATCGCCCTCTCGGGCGGCGTCGACTCGAGTGTGGCCGCCGCACTCGCATACGAGTCCATCGGCGACCAACTCACGCCGGTCTACGTCGACACCGGCCTGATGCGCAAAGGCGAAACCGACCAGATCGCGGAGACGTTCGACTACATGGAGTCGCTGCGCATCGTCGACGCGAAAGATCGCTTCCTCGAGGCGCTCGAGGGCGTCACGGACCCCGAGGAAAAGCGCAAGATCATCGGCGAGCAGTTCATCCGTGAGTTCGAACGCGAAGCCACAGACGCCGACGCGGACTACCTCGTGCAAGGGACGATCTACCCCGACCGCATCGAGAGCGAAGGCGGGATCAAGTCCCACCACAACGTCGGCGGCCTCCCCGATGTCGTCGACTTCGACGGCATCGTCGAACCCGTTCGCGACCTCTACAAGGACGAAGTGCGGGAAGTCGCACGCCACCTCGGTCTCGACGAACTCGTCGCCGAACGGATGCCGTTCCCCGGCCCCGGACTCGCCGTGCGCGTCATCGGCGAAGTCACCGACGAGAAACTCGAGGTCGCCCGCGACGCCTGTCACGTCGTCGAGGAGGAACTCGAGGAGTACGAGCCGTGGCAAGCCCTCGCCGCCGTCATCGGCAAGGCGACGGGTGTCAAAGGCGACAACCGCGTCCACGGCTGGGTCGTCTCCGTGCGCTCGGTTGAATCGCGTGACGGGATGACCGCCCGCGCCCAGGAGATCGACTGGGAGACCCTCCAGCGCATCCAGTCCCGAATCACCGGCCAGAACGACAACGTCGCCCGCGTCGTCTACGACGTGACGCACAAACCGCCAGCAACAATCGAGTACGAATAA
- a CDS encoding IclR family transcriptional regulator: protein MRPLVSWMTKSDPAILEFFEETGIAMPPAVVSYNIHGVSHPTVKRRLPVLVEHDLLEKVDEDRGYYRITNRGHAYLDGELEADKLEPEK from the coding sequence ATGCGCCCGCTGGTATCGTGGATGACTAAATCAGATCCCGCCATCCTCGAGTTCTTCGAGGAAACAGGGATCGCAATGCCTCCAGCGGTAGTCTCGTACAATATACACGGTGTCTCTCACCCGACTGTGAAACGACGGCTTCCCGTTTTGGTCGAACACGATCTTCTCGAGAAAGTTGATGAAGACCGTGGGTACTATCGGATCACTAACCGCGGGCATGCCTATCTCGACGGAGAACTTGAAGCCGACAAATTAGAGCCTGAAAAATAG